From a single Spongiibacter taiwanensis genomic region:
- the trmJ gene encoding tRNA (cytosine(32)/uridine(32)-2'-O)-methyltransferase TrmJ: MSLDNIRIVLVNTSHPGNIGGVARAMKNMGISDLALVEPRKYPHDEATWRAASATDILDSAKVFDTLEAAIADCGLVIGTSARGRTIPWPLLDPRHCAQRAYAEAGQVKVAVVFGREDRGLTNEELQQCNLHVNIPANEEYSSLNLAMAVQVLCYELRMAHLDGGLIDNPLAEWDMPPATADALARYFVHLEETLSEMGFLNPKAPKQLMTRLRRLYTRARPDEMEVNILRGILTSTQYQIRQRGADEGAEPADAAKG, from the coding sequence ATGTCGTTGGATAACATTCGCATTGTGTTGGTAAACACCTCGCACCCCGGCAACATCGGTGGTGTTGCCCGGGCGATGAAAAATATGGGCATTAGCGATTTGGCATTGGTGGAACCGCGCAAATATCCTCACGACGAAGCCACCTGGCGAGCCGCAAGTGCCACCGATATTCTCGATAGCGCCAAGGTCTTCGACACCCTTGAGGCGGCCATCGCTGACTGCGGCCTGGTGATCGGTACCAGCGCCCGGGGGCGGACCATTCCCTGGCCATTGCTGGATCCGCGTCACTGCGCCCAGCGGGCCTATGCCGAAGCCGGGCAAGTCAAAGTGGCCGTGGTCTTTGGTCGTGAGGATCGCGGGCTGACCAATGAAGAGCTGCAGCAGTGCAATTTGCACGTGAACATCCCCGCCAACGAAGAGTACAGCTCCCTGAATCTGGCAATGGCGGTGCAGGTGCTGTGTTACGAGTTGCGCATGGCGCATCTTGATGGTGGCCTGATTGATAACCCGCTGGCCGAGTGGGATATGCCGCCGGCGACCGCCGATGCCCTCGCTCGCTACTTTGTTCACCTGGAAGAGACCCTGAGTGAGATGGGGTTTCTCAATCCGAAGGCGCCTAAGCAGCTGATGACGCGCTTGCGGCGGCTTTACACCCGGGCTCGACCCGACGAGATGGAGGTGAACATCCTGCGGGGGATTCTCACCTCAACCCAGTACCAGATTCGTCAACGGGGCGCAGATGAAGGGGCGGAGCCGGCGGATGCCGCGAAGGGTTGA
- a CDS encoding IscS subfamily cysteine desulfurase, translating into MSLPIYLDYAATTPVDPKVAEKMAACLTLEGNFANPASRSHLLGWQAEAAVENSRRQVAQLIGADVREIVWTSGATEADNLAIKGVAEAYADRGRHIITSTIEHKAVLDTCAYLESRGFDVTYLKPNAEGVISAAEVKAALRDDTILVSLMHVNNELGSINDIAAIADRLRDHQAFFHVDAAQSLGKLSLNLADIAVDLMSLSAHKCYGPKGIGALFVRRRSRCEIAPQIHGGGHERGMRSGTLATHQIVGFGEACALAMDHLVEEQARLQSLKQGFLDAVLPLTGVQLNGQADGWPGIVNLSFADVDGELLLMALKDLAVSTGSACASASLEPSYVLRGIGCSEALALSSVRFSFGRYTSAEELARAATMVADALARLRGGAQQAV; encoded by the coding sequence ATGTCTTTGCCGATTTACCTCGACTACGCGGCGACTACGCCGGTTGACCCCAAAGTGGCTGAAAAAATGGCCGCCTGTCTGACCCTGGAGGGCAATTTTGCCAATCCGGCGTCACGCTCTCATCTGCTTGGCTGGCAGGCGGAGGCGGCGGTCGAAAACAGCCGTCGCCAGGTCGCCCAGCTGATTGGCGCCGATGTGCGCGAGATTGTCTGGACTTCCGGGGCTACCGAGGCTGATAACCTGGCGATCAAGGGAGTTGCCGAGGCCTATGCTGATCGCGGTCGCCATATCATTACCTCCACAATTGAGCACAAGGCGGTGCTCGATACCTGCGCGTATCTTGAGAGCCGAGGGTTTGATGTGACCTACCTCAAACCCAATGCCGAGGGGGTGATTTCCGCTGCCGAGGTAAAGGCTGCGCTGCGGGATGACACCATTTTAGTCAGCCTGATGCACGTCAATAACGAGCTTGGCAGTATCAATGATATTGCTGCTATCGCTGACCGCCTGCGGGACCATCAAGCCTTTTTTCACGTGGATGCGGCCCAAAGCCTGGGCAAGCTGAGCTTGAATTTGGCAGACATTGCGGTGGACTTGATGTCCCTTTCGGCGCACAAGTGCTATGGGCCAAAGGGCATTGGCGCGCTGTTCGTGCGCCGCCGCAGTCGCTGCGAGATCGCGCCGCAAATTCACGGTGGCGGTCATGAGCGGGGTATGCGCTCGGGCACCCTGGCCACCCATCAGATAGTCGGCTTTGGCGAAGCTTGTGCGCTGGCGATGGATCATTTGGTGGAAGAACAAGCCCGCCTTCAGTCTTTAAAACAAGGGTTTCTGGATGCGGTGTTGCCGCTGACGGGTGTGCAGCTCAACGGCCAGGCCGATGGCTGGCCCGGAATTGTGAATCTGAGTTTCGCCGATGTGGATGGCGAGCTGTTGTTGATGGCGCTCAAGGATTTGGCGGTTTCTACCGGCTCTGCCTGCGCGTCTGCCAGTCTCGAGCCCTCCTATGTGCTGCGCGGTATTGGCTGCAGCGAGGCGCTGGCGCTGAGCTCTGTGCGCTTCAGCTTTGGCCGATACACGAGCGCCGAGGAGCTGGCCCGGGCGGCGACTATGGTTGCCGACGCGCTGGCCCGGTTGCGCGGCGGCGCGCAACAAGCGGTCTGA
- the ndk gene encoding nucleoside-diphosphate kinase, translating to MGVERTLSIVKPDAVAKNVVGEIYSRFEKAGLRIVAAKMLRLSREQAEGFYAEHKGRPFFPALVDFMTSGPVTVQVLEGEGAILKNRELMGATNPKEAAPGTIRADFAESIDANAVHGSDSEASAQREIAYFFATSEICERG from the coding sequence ATGGGCGTTGAACGCACCCTTTCAATCGTAAAACCCGATGCCGTTGCCAAAAATGTGGTTGGCGAAATTTACAGCCGCTTTGAAAAAGCGGGCCTGCGCATCGTGGCAGCGAAAATGCTGCGCCTGAGCCGTGAGCAGGCTGAGGGCTTTTACGCCGAGCACAAAGGCCGTCCTTTCTTTCCCGCGCTGGTGGATTTTATGACCTCCGGTCCGGTGACTGTGCAGGTGCTGGAAGGCGAGGGCGCTATCCTCAAGAATCGCGAGCTGATGGGCGCCACCAACCCCAAGGAAGCAGCGCCTGGCACAATTCGCGCTGATTTCGCTGAGTCCATCGACGCCAATGCCGTGCACGGCTCTGATTCAGAAGCCTCAGCCCAGCGCGAAATCGCCTACTTTTTCGCCACCAGCGAAATCTGCGAGCGCGGCTAA
- a CDS encoding HesB/IscA family protein, translating into MSVETFAPEQLVTVSAAAQAHFNKQLGGQTDAAIRLSVKESGCTGYKYVIDIADQPSQGDVALTLDNGVRLLVADNAVAMVRGTLIDYTQEGLNRSLKFINPNVADECGCGESFNVMAGGN; encoded by the coding sequence ATGAGCGTAGAAACCTTTGCACCTGAGCAGCTTGTGACGGTCAGCGCGGCCGCCCAGGCGCATTTCAACAAGCAGTTAGGCGGCCAGACAGATGCCGCGATTCGTCTGTCAGTCAAAGAGAGTGGCTGCACCGGCTATAAGTACGTGATTGATATTGCCGACCAGCCCAGTCAGGGCGATGTTGCCTTGACCCTGGATAATGGTGTGCGCTTGTTGGTGGCAGACAATGCGGTGGCCATGGTGCGCGGCACGCTGATTGATTACACCCAGGAAGGGCTGAATCGCAGCTTGAAATTTATTAATCCCAATGTTGCCGACGAGTGCGGTTGCGGCGAGAGCTTTAACGTCATGGCGGGTGGTAACTGA
- the iscR gene encoding Fe-S cluster assembly transcriptional regulator IscR yields MRLTTKGRYAVTAMLDLVLHSDQGPVSLAAISERQHISLSYLEQLFAKLRRRGLVRSIRGPGGGYCLQRPIEKTFVAEIIDAVDESVDATNCAGEANCQEGEVCLTHHLWSDLSDQIHTFLSGISLASLVERREIQQIASRQNLRGRDQILMTMVD; encoded by the coding sequence ATGCGTCTGACCACCAAGGGCCGCTATGCGGTTACCGCGATGCTTGATCTGGTTTTGCACAGTGATCAGGGGCCGGTCAGTTTGGCTGCGATCTCAGAGCGTCAGCATATTTCCCTGTCTTATCTGGAGCAATTGTTTGCCAAGTTGCGTCGACGCGGCCTGGTACGCAGCATCCGCGGCCCGGGCGGCGGCTACTGCCTGCAGCGCCCGATTGAGAAGACCTTTGTGGCGGAAATTATTGACGCTGTGGATGAGAGCGTAGACGCCACGAATTGCGCCGGGGAAGCCAATTGTCAGGAGGGGGAGGTTTGCCTCACCCATCACCTGTGGAGCGATTTGAGCGATCAGATCCACACTTTCTTGAGCGGTATCAGCCTGGCGAGCCTGGTTGAGCGCCGGGAAATTCAGCAGATTGCCTCGCGTCAAAATCTCCGTGGTCGGGATCAAATTCTGATGACCATGGTGGATTAA
- the pilW gene encoding type IV pilus biogenesis/stability protein PilW encodes MVSSINFRQLSTALLVGAVLLSTACVTTNTGGFEEKADENKALDTSLQLARSYISMGNWDQAKRHLQYVESVDKNNPETLAALALVFQNTGEPENAEQYYKRSILLAPKVMRTRNNYAVFLYELGRYEEAAAQLEVVTEDLLYERRVEAFLNLGRCYQKLDRVSDAEAAYRRAFLMERKNPAALLALADVTFELGRFAEAQRYFDAYQSFAASPTAESLWIGIRLADKFDDKDAHASFALALKNLFPKSEEYLLYKSYIKRGDGSSR; translated from the coding sequence ATGGTGAGTTCAATCAATTTTCGGCAACTCTCTACGGCGCTACTGGTTGGCGCCGTGTTGCTTTCAACGGCCTGCGTCACCACCAACACCGGCGGCTTTGAAGAAAAGGCCGATGAGAACAAGGCCCTCGATACCTCCCTGCAGCTTGCACGCAGCTATATCTCGATGGGCAACTGGGATCAGGCCAAGCGTCATTTGCAATATGTGGAGTCGGTAGACAAGAACAACCCGGAGACACTGGCGGCGCTGGCACTGGTGTTTCAGAATACCGGCGAGCCGGAAAACGCCGAGCAATATTACAAGCGCTCCATTCTGCTGGCCCCCAAGGTGATGCGAACCCGCAATAACTATGCGGTGTTTCTTTATGAATTGGGGCGTTACGAGGAGGCTGCCGCCCAGCTTGAGGTGGTGACCGAAGACCTGCTCTACGAGCGCCGGGTAGAGGCGTTTTTGAATTTGGGTCGCTGCTACCAGAAACTTGACCGGGTTTCCGATGCCGAAGCAGCCTACCGTCGCGCCTTTTTAATGGAGCGCAAGAACCCGGCGGCGCTGTTGGCGTTGGCCGATGTGACGTTTGAACTGGGGCGTTTTGCCGAGGCCCAGCGTTACTTTGATGCCTATCAGAGTTTTGCTGCATCACCGACGGCAGAGTCGTTGTGGATTGGTATCCGCCTGGCGGATAAATTTGATGATAAGGATGCCCACGCCAGTTTTGCCCTGGCACTGAAAAATCTGTTTCCAAAATCAGAAGAATATTTACTTTATAAATCTTATATAAAACGGGGTGACGGCAGCAGCCGTTAG
- the sufC gene encoding Fe-S cluster assembly ATPase SufC, with protein sequence MLSIKDLRANVGDKEILKGLSLEVKAGEVHAIMGPNGSGKSTLGHVLAGRQGYETTGGSVDFDGKNLLDMDTEERAREGLFLAFQYPVEIPGVSNMEFLKTSVDAVRVHRGQEPVDAVQFMKLAREKCKAVNLDDQFLKRGVNEGFSGGEKKRNELMQMMLLEPKLCILDETDSGLDIDALQVVAEGVNAMRAADRAFVMVTHYQRLLDYIQPDFVHVLSGGRIIKSGDRSLALELEQKGYGWITKEVA encoded by the coding sequence ATGTTGTCGATTAAAGATTTGCGCGCGAATGTGGGCGACAAAGAAATTCTGAAAGGCCTGAGCCTGGAGGTTAAGGCCGGTGAAGTGCATGCCATTATGGGCCCCAATGGTTCCGGTAAAAGCACCCTCGGTCACGTGTTGGCCGGTCGACAGGGTTATGAGACCACCGGGGGCAGCGTCGACTTTGACGGCAAAAATCTGCTGGACATGGACACCGAGGAGCGTGCTCGGGAGGGCCTGTTTTTGGCATTCCAGTACCCGGTGGAAATCCCCGGGGTGAGCAATATGGAATTTCTGAAAACCTCAGTGGATGCGGTGCGTGTCCATCGCGGTCAAGAGCCCGTTGATGCCGTACAGTTCATGAAGCTGGCGCGGGAGAAGTGCAAGGCCGTGAACCTGGATGATCAGTTTCTCAAGCGGGGCGTCAACGAAGGGTTCTCTGGCGGTGAGAAAAAGCGCAACGAGCTGATGCAGATGATGCTGCTGGAACCCAAACTGTGCATCCTTGATGAGACCGACTCTGGCCTGGATATCGACGCCCTGCAAGTAGTGGCGGAAGGCGTGAATGCCATGCGCGCTGCTGACCGGGCATTTGTCATGGTGACCCACTACCAGCGCTTGCTGGATTACATTCAGCCCGACTTCGTTCACGTGCTGTCTGGCGGCCGGATTATCAAATCCGGTGATCGCTCCTTGGCGCTTGAGCTGGAGCAGAAGGGCTACGGCTGGATCACGAAAGAGGTGGCCTGA
- a CDS encoding SufE family protein, whose product MATENPFGRSITADDIVDTLSFFDSWEDRYKYIIDLGKELPEMPEDLKTEDRLIRGCQSQVWLEHERSNGGFEFQADSDAFIVKGLLGVILSAYNNKSADEILAFDVDAYFEQLQLLRHLSPTRGNGLRAMVARIRQLAEEAN is encoded by the coding sequence ATGGCAACTGAAAACCCCTTTGGTCGCAGCATTACTGCCGATGACATTGTGGACACCCTCAGCTTTTTCGACAGCTGGGAAGACCGCTACAAGTACATTATTGATCTGGGCAAGGAACTGCCCGAGATGCCCGAGGACTTGAAAACCGAGGATCGGTTGATTCGTGGGTGTCAAAGTCAGGTCTGGTTGGAACATGAGCGCAGCAATGGCGGATTTGAATTCCAGGCGGACAGTGACGCGTTTATTGTGAAGGGGCTGCTCGGCGTGATTCTCAGTGCCTACAACAACAAAAGTGCCGACGAAATTCTGGCCTTTGATGTGGATGCTTACTTCGAGCAGTTGCAGCTGCTGCGTCATTTGAGCCCCACCCGCGGCAATGGTTTGCGTGCCATGGTGGCGCGTATCCGGCAGTTGGCCGAGGAGGCAAACTGA
- the rlmN gene encoding 23S rRNA (adenine(2503)-C(2))-methyltransferase RlmN, producing the protein MAHDETCETASIQRVNLLGMPRHKLEDFLRSIGEKPFRAQQILKWIHHNGIDDFEQMTNLGKALRAKLSEVAEIRPPKVARQLDSKDGTRKWAIEVGGNNLVETVFIPDGQRGTLCVSSQVGCSLDCSFCSTGKQGFMRDLTAAEIIGQVWLALKSFDAFQSGKGRVVTNVVMMGMGEPLLNFENVVDATHLMMDDFGYGLSKRRVTLSTSGVVPMLDKLGDVSEVSLAVSLHAPNDALRNELVPINRRYPIAELLAACKRYLDKQPDKHRVVTVEYTLIAGVNDKLEHARELAEVLRVLPCKINLIPFNPFSLSDYQRPSKNAISRFWQVLIDAGYVTTVRTTRGDDIDAACGQLAGQFQDRTRRSERHRRRAENVEAEAIRLV; encoded by the coding sequence ATGGCTCACGACGAGACGTGTGAAACCGCAAGCATCCAACGGGTAAACCTGTTGGGTATGCCTCGCCACAAGCTGGAGGATTTTCTCCGGTCGATAGGCGAGAAGCCATTCCGCGCCCAACAGATTCTGAAGTGGATTCACCACAACGGAATTGATGACTTCGAGCAGATGACCAACTTGGGCAAGGCGCTGCGCGCCAAGCTCAGCGAGGTGGCGGAAATTCGGCCGCCCAAGGTCGCCCGCCAGCTCGACTCCAAAGATGGCACCCGCAAATGGGCCATCGAGGTGGGCGGCAACAATCTGGTAGAAACCGTGTTTATTCCCGATGGGCAACGGGGCACTCTGTGTGTGTCCTCCCAGGTGGGTTGCAGTCTGGATTGCAGTTTCTGCTCGACTGGTAAACAGGGTTTCATGCGTGACCTGACTGCCGCTGAGATTATTGGCCAGGTGTGGCTGGCGCTGAAATCCTTCGATGCCTTTCAGTCTGGCAAAGGTCGGGTGGTGACCAACGTAGTGATGATGGGCATGGGTGAACCTTTGCTCAATTTCGAAAACGTTGTCGATGCCACCCATCTGATGATGGACGATTTCGGCTATGGTCTGTCCAAGCGCCGGGTGACCCTGAGCACCTCCGGTGTGGTGCCCATGTTGGACAAGCTTGGCGATGTGTCAGAGGTTTCGCTGGCGGTGTCGCTGCATGCGCCAAACGATGCCCTGCGCAACGAACTGGTGCCGATTAACCGTCGCTATCCGATTGCCGAGCTGTTGGCCGCCTGTAAGCGGTATCTGGATAAGCAGCCGGATAAGCATCGCGTGGTGACCGTTGAATACACCCTGATTGCCGGGGTGAACGACAAGTTGGAGCATGCCCGGGAGCTGGCCGAAGTGCTGCGGGTGTTGCCATGCAAGATCAATTTGATTCCCTTTAACCCGTTCTCCCTGTCGGACTATCAGCGGCCGAGCAAGAATGCCATTTCTCGCTTCTGGCAGGTATTGATCGACGCGGGTTACGTGACCACCGTGCGTACCACCCGGGGCGACGATATTGATGCCGCCTGTGGTCAATTGGCAGGGCAGTTCCAGGATCGCACCCGCCGCAGTGAGCGCCACCGGCGGCGGGCAGAAAACGTGGAAGCGGAAGCAATCAGGCTGGTGTAA
- a CDS encoding helix-turn-helix domain-containing protein — protein sequence MPEVNEPIPGPPGTVLQDARINAGKSVVDVAEALNLLKTYVEALENNDYSRFNSPLFARGYIKSYARYMGLDEASLLRDCDRICRRQDERSAQVQQVRAGANAPARGGIVVALVAALLVWLVCVWVFGGGDEAQLEVEALPDRHAGLVELKPVESLGRSLLQQEPLEMRIPEDESGFESHSATLSLQVKESVWLEIRDANNVIVLTGIQPKGKQFSLAVEGPIYFSVAYWPAVALQYNGKPVHFDNIAESKAVRLQVGEI from the coding sequence ATGCCTGAAGTGAACGAGCCTATCCCGGGACCGCCGGGAACTGTTTTACAGGATGCACGTATCAACGCAGGGAAATCAGTAGTCGATGTCGCCGAGGCGCTCAATCTCCTCAAAACCTATGTGGAGGCCTTGGAAAACAACGACTACTCGCGATTCAACTCGCCGCTGTTTGCGCGCGGGTACATTAAAAGTTATGCCCGCTATATGGGCCTGGACGAAGCGTCGCTGCTGCGTGACTGCGACCGCATCTGCCGTCGCCAGGACGAGCGCAGTGCCCAGGTGCAGCAGGTCAGAGCAGGGGCAAATGCGCCGGCCCGGGGCGGCATTGTGGTGGCGCTGGTTGCTGCCCTGCTGGTGTGGCTGGTATGCGTATGGGTCTTTGGTGGTGGCGATGAGGCGCAACTGGAGGTGGAGGCGCTGCCGGATCGTCACGCCGGCTTGGTGGAGCTGAAACCGGTGGAGTCGCTGGGGCGCAGCCTGTTGCAACAGGAGCCCCTGGAAATGCGAATCCCGGAGGATGAGTCCGGGTTTGAGAGCCATTCCGCAACGCTGAGTTTACAAGTGAAGGAAAGCGTCTGGCTGGAAATTCGCGACGCCAACAATGTGATTGTACTGACTGGTATTCAGCCCAAGGGCAAGCAGTTCAGCCTGGCCGTAGAGGGACCGATTTACTTCAGTGTGGCCTATTGGCCCGCGGTCGCGCTGCAGTACAACGGTAAGCCAGTCCATTTTGACAATATTGCAGAGAGTAAAGCAGTGCGTCTGCAGGTAGGTGAAATATGA
- the sufT gene encoding putative Fe-S cluster assembly protein SufT: MERKMVVTVSDCPGRIVPVGTPITIPKDNFVTITQSLGGNYTVTYNGNMVRVDGTDAAALGFEPQVLTFDPPPGDEILESQVWDALKTVFDPEIPVDLVNLGLIYKVEIDQEAKRVQIEMTLTAPACGMGPVLVGDVEYRVAQVPNVAHVDVELVFDPPWNRQMMSEEAQLETGMFY, encoded by the coding sequence ATGGAACGCAAAATGGTGGTCACGGTCAGTGATTGCCCCGGACGCATCGTTCCGGTGGGTACGCCGATTACCATTCCGAAAGATAATTTTGTCACCATTACCCAGTCGTTAGGCGGTAATTACACGGTGACCTACAACGGCAACATGGTTCGGGTGGACGGCACCGATGCGGCGGCCCTCGGCTTTGAGCCCCAGGTATTGACCTTTGATCCGCCGCCAGGGGATGAGATTTTGGAGTCCCAGGTTTGGGATGCCCTGAAAACGGTGTTTGACCCGGAAATTCCAGTGGACCTGGTTAATCTCGGCCTGATTTACAAGGTTGAAATCGACCAGGAGGCTAAGCGGGTGCAGATTGAAATGACGCTGACGGCCCCCGCTTGCGGCATGGGTCCGGTATTGGTCGGCGATGTGGAATACCGGGTTGCCCAGGTGCCGAATGTGGCTCACGTCGACGTGGAACTGGTGTTTGATCCGCCGTGGAACCGACAGATGATGTCGGAAGAGGCCCAACTTGAAACCGGCATGTTTTATTGA
- the sufD gene encoding Fe-S cluster assembly protein SufD — MAVFSEKAASLQPQGLPWLAELNRRGREQWKVTPFPTRKTESWKYTSLQALADGSYLRWPTAAGAQLPAQPDPIPGLDACSLVFVNGRFQAEMSSPALPEGVEWALFSDADADQQQAILVRLGNIADSEKHLFAALNNSWLAEGVYLRVAKNAVVTTPIYIHHITATEDESFVVNQRLLVHLESGADATVVEHFSSTDEAQNCFTNSITELQIDANARLTHYHLHLEEEHSLHIGGVHVNLERDANLSSFMTSFGAALQRSDVVVNHRGEGAHCELNGIYLPHNKHVVDFHTCIEHAVANCTTREIFRGIVGDYGRAVFNGRIHIHPDAQKTSAELSNKNLLTSRHAEVDTKPELEIYADDVKCAHGATVAQLEEKALYYLQSRGLARHRAEMMLSFGFINELLGQLRHAPLRDYLTPLVERLFERKFANPGEAA; from the coding sequence ATGGCGGTTTTTTCCGAAAAAGCGGCAAGCCTGCAGCCACAGGGCTTGCCCTGGTTGGCTGAGCTGAACCGGCGTGGCCGCGAGCAGTGGAAGGTCACTCCCTTTCCCACCCGGAAAACAGAAAGCTGGAAGTACACCAGTTTGCAGGCCCTCGCCGACGGCAGTTATTTGCGTTGGCCAACCGCTGCCGGTGCCCAGCTTCCCGCTCAGCCCGACCCGATCCCCGGTTTGGACGCCTGTTCACTGGTGTTTGTGAACGGCCGTTTTCAGGCGGAGATGTCCAGCCCAGCCTTGCCAGAAGGGGTTGAATGGGCGCTGTTCTCAGATGCAGATGCCGATCAGCAGCAGGCAATTTTGGTCCGCCTTGGCAATATCGCCGATTCAGAAAAGCACTTGTTTGCTGCACTGAATAACAGTTGGCTTGCCGAAGGGGTTTATCTGCGCGTGGCAAAAAATGCCGTGGTGACCACCCCGATTTACATTCACCACATCACCGCCACCGAGGACGAGAGCTTTGTGGTGAATCAGCGTCTGCTGGTACATCTTGAAAGCGGCGCCGACGCGACAGTGGTGGAGCATTTCAGCAGCACGGACGAGGCGCAAAACTGCTTCACCAATAGCATCACCGAGCTGCAAATCGATGCCAATGCCCGGCTGACCCATTACCATCTTCATCTGGAAGAAGAGCACAGTCTCCATATCGGCGGTGTGCACGTGAATCTCGAGCGCGACGCGAACCTGAGCAGCTTTATGACCAGTTTCGGCGCGGCTTTGCAGCGCAGCGATGTGGTGGTCAATCACCGGGGTGAGGGGGCTCACTGCGAGCTCAATGGCATTTATCTGCCCCATAACAAGCATGTGGTTGATTTTCATACCTGCATCGAGCATGCCGTGGCCAATTGTACGACCCGGGAAATTTTCCGTGGCATTGTCGGCGATTACGGTCGCGCGGTGTTCAATGGTCGTATCCATATTCATCCCGACGCCCAAAAAACCTCGGCGGAATTGAGCAATAAAAACCTGCTCACCAGCCGTCATGCGGAAGTGGATACCAAGCCCGAGCTTGAAATCTACGCCGACGATGTGAAATGTGCCCACGGTGCGACCGTGGCGCAGCTTGAGGAAAAGGCGCTGTATTACCTGCAGAGCCGGGGTCTGGCCCGCCACCGGGCAGAAATGATGCTGAGCTTTGGCTTTATCAACGAGTTGCTCGGCCAGCTCCGCCACGCGCCTTTGCGTGATTACCTAACACCGCTGGTTGAGCGTCTGTTTGAGCGCAAATTTGCCAATCCCGGAGAAGCCGCATGA
- a CDS encoding aminotransferase class V-fold PLP-dependent enzyme has protein sequence MSEAAVQSAASFDVAALRAQFPALQQEVNGQPLVYLDNAATTHKPQRVIDAISDFYRLDNSNVHRGAHTLSDRATLAFEAARQKVAALLNAAETAEIIWTRGTTEAINLVASSYGRRVLRAGDRVLVSAMEHHSNIVPWQLVAQECGAEVVAIPVSAEGELDMAAFRSLLDERVKIVAVGHVSNALGSVNPIQEIIDLGHQAGAKVLIDGAQGVPHFSVDVQALGCDFYAFSGHKMYGPTGMGALYGRRELLEQMPPYHGGGEMIKTVSFAGTTFNDLPFKFEAGTPNIAGAIGLGAAVDFLQSLDRKAAAVHEAALLAYTHEKAANFSGLTRVGRAKQIAGAFSFLLEGSHPADLGMLLDQQGIAVRTGDHCAQPIMKQFGIPGTARASFALYNTFDDVDRLFAGLEKAKTFLM, from the coding sequence ATGAGTGAGGCCGCCGTGCAATCAGCAGCCAGCTTTGATGTTGCTGCGCTGCGCGCCCAGTTCCCGGCCTTGCAGCAGGAAGTGAATGGCCAGCCGCTGGTGTATCTGGATAATGCCGCGACGACGCACAAGCCCCAGCGGGTGATCGATGCCATTAGCGATTTCTACCGCCTCGATAACTCCAACGTCCACCGGGGCGCCCATACCCTGAGTGATCGTGCCACGCTGGCCTTTGAGGCTGCCCGGCAAAAGGTGGCGGCGCTGCTCAATGCGGCGGAAACGGCCGAGATCATCTGGACTCGGGGAACCACCGAAGCAATCAATCTGGTGGCCAGTAGTTACGGCCGCAGGGTGTTGCGAGCGGGTGATAGGGTGTTGGTGTCGGCCATGGAACACCACTCAAACATTGTGCCCTGGCAGCTGGTGGCCCAAGAATGCGGCGCCGAAGTGGTCGCCATTCCGGTTTCTGCGGAGGGCGAACTGGACATGGCGGCGTTTCGCTCGCTTCTCGATGAGCGGGTCAAAATCGTTGCGGTAGGACATGTATCCAATGCCCTCGGCAGTGTTAACCCGATTCAAGAAATCATCGACCTTGGCCACCAGGCCGGTGCCAAAGTATTGATCGACGGTGCTCAGGGAGTCCCTCATTTCAGCGTTGATGTGCAGGCGCTGGGCTGCGATTTTTACGCTTTTTCCGGCCACAAAATGTATGGCCCTACCGGAATGGGCGCGCTCTACGGTCGGCGGGAATTGCTCGAGCAGATGCCGCCCTACCACGGTGGCGGCGAGATGATCAAAACGGTCAGCTTTGCCGGCACTACCTTTAATGACCTGCCCTTCAAGTTTGAGGCTGGCACGCCCAACATCGCCGGCGCCATTGGCTTGGGTGCGGCGGTGGATTTTCTGCAATCGCTGGACCGCAAGGCCGCAGCTGTCCATGAGGCGGCGCTTCTGGCATACACCCACGAGAAAGCGGCCAATTTCAGTGGATTGACCCGGGTTGGCCGGGCAAAGCAGATTGCCGGTGCATTTTCCTTTTTGCTCGAGGGAAGCCATCCCGCAGATTTGGGTATGTTGCTCGACCAGCAGGGGATTGCCGTGCGTACGGGTGATCACTGCGCCCAGCCCATCATGAAACAGTTTGGCATCCCCGGCACTGCCCGAGCGTCTTTTGCCTTGTATAACACCTTCGATGACGTCGACAGGTTGTTTGCCGGCCTGGAGAAGGCGAAAACCTTTTTGATGTAA